The DNA window GAacaattcataattttttttttttttttttttgttcaaccccctaaaaaaattatcaaaataaaaagaaatatcataataaaaataagcctgtttatataaattatttttacaagaaattatgcaaaaaaggaaaaaatcgaaaaagcaaaaacaaaacaaaaaaaattaaaaaaaaagtggcATATCATTTCACTTATTTcacttatatacatatatgatggtcatttatacatatgcaaTATATCTTCAAGGAATTAAAATGCGGGatcagtttttttttatttatttttgtcatACAATATTTTCCACTctattactatatatttaagaataaatttttatattatttgaaattttttattttatttataatgaaaaaattgtaaagtGAAAATGTgcattcattaaaattaaaatcattttttttttttttttttatgagaGGGATATTTTCTACATTACGACAAcgaaaaattgtttttttgttctaacttataaagtatatattattataaaaatgattcctaattatacatatatttttttttttttcgtttattttattattttctttttttttacctgtTAAATGGGCTttttctcaaaaaaaaaaaaaatatatatatatatatatatgtataaatgcaTAAGCGAGATAgttatgtatgcatattatatatataattttttttataaaataagttaaTATCACTCGGtagcatatataatatagtatttacttttcataagtttttcgttttaaatatttatggaAAATTCTATAAGTCTTTGTATACTACTATAAATTATCTCAAGaaattttgtaaaagaaaaactgttctattaaaatatgtttaaaaagAATCAACAATACTGACAAAAAAGTTATTCTTTTGCGCTagtgttatttaaaaaaaaaaatttaatatatttgtatttatatatatgtgcatattactatatacataataatatacatatatacataaatacatgcaTAGTACAtaggtacatatatatacacacgccacttttcaaaatgttttgaaaaaaatacattaaaaacaataatatttacGTATTCAAGTTTAtacgtttattttttttttatacttcaACATTACAAAATACACATATGacgatatatataaatatataaccattaaattgaaaaataacaATTCACTTACAACACTTTtgtagaaaattaaaaaaaaaaaaaaggttttatatatattcttttaaatatataactctAGAGAAAATACTTCTTCAATCTCTTATACTACTGGCTTATACAACTTCCACTAAATTggtttatacatatatgcatatatatacatttgcaagtattaaaaaatgtcgtaaaaaaaaaaatatgcttatatatatgtattgcttgtatatatttgtatatgcaGATGAACaataaatacacatattatatgttaatatggacgcactcatatatatatataaatatataaatatatacatatatatgcgtgtGTGAAGAATattcattaattatttaaataaacacaaaaaaaaatgttatcgtgtatttgtatatacataaatatatgtatttgacCAAGGGTTGTAAATCATGCATTTGTTGTACCCCCATCACGCAatgggaagaaaaaaaaaaaaaaaggaaaaaaagaaaaaaaataattttacattttgtcttttaatatattcgtATAAATTTTGACACATTCAAAAGAATTTTCACACGttcacatatatttttatacactgtatatatatgttccttttttcatcttttttctactttttttttttctattttttttttttttttttttttttacccatTTGGCTATTTATAATAGAGAtggatatacatatatataggtatgtatataatatatatatgtatgtatacatacagcACTACGTTGATGTAATACCATACATCACTACGCTTTACTATACAAGTACGTTTGCACATATACTTGTGCATATGGAGGCATAAACATATGCTTACTTTAGGCTGTTCGGTATCGAAGTCTTGACAAGAGGAAATTTAAAAGTTCCTGTGGGTATATATACTCAATAACCTTTGATGGGTATAAACTatgtatttctttattatttatattatgtataaccGATATATATAACTCATCTCCAacattatgtaaatttttaataacaatCCTATTTCCTTTGGacgttttttttcttcttatatattttttaaaatcattAACTTTAATATTTAAGTGTCCCGTTCTTCTTATATTGGATTCTTCTACCCATTGAGGAGATGCATTTTTTAAGCTAGCCAAGAATTCCATCTTCCTGTTTTTAATTCGAACGCTGTATACATCTTCTACATTTAATAACGCATTATCGTAATTGATTGTTATGGTTTCTTGTTTGATTGACTCATTATCTTCTTCGTCGCTTCTCTTAAAAGAATTATCTGAATGAGGAgataagttttttttattttccattttgtttgctacactttttttataattttttttctttgaaatTAAAGAATTTCTACCTTTCGATTTTGCGCCACTACTACCTTCTTCTTGCATAGATGGGGATAAAAGATggtttttcatatttttactatcATTAATAGTTGTAtcgtttttatttaaatagcTTGATTTTAagtattccattttttttttaaagcttgTTAAATGTACTAAGTTACTTTCCGGTTCCCATGTATTTTCATCATCTGAGTAACCCTTCCATTTAACTAAATATATGAagccatttttttttctttttatttcaagTATATCACCTATTTCAAATTCTTCATCTGATCCTGTCATTTTTTCCcgttaaattttatatatataaatatatataaataatatttttacttttttatatatataaatatatatgaatatatgaataattaaataaataaataaatatatatatataaatgattttattatataaatgtttttcttttcctctttatctttaaaaaaaaatattttgttattatttgtaCAAAACAtatagaatttttaaaagtatatatatagtaatattcttttgcttttacgaaaaaaaaatgaaatatgaaataaaaataaaatgagatttaaattaaatataagaaataaaataaatataaaataaaaataatgttacgtaaaataatattacgtaaaaataaagttatgtaaaaataaaattatgtaaaaatataattacgtaaaaataaaattacgtaaaaataaaactacgcaaaaatatatttacataaaaatgaaataaaaagtaaaaaataaattaagtaaaaaaaataaaataatataaaattttcctcttttttttctggtgtaactttaaaatattattataaaaattttcacttTGAAaatcttaatttttcttttcttttttttttttttatatcctattattcattattatatatataatttgcgGCTTGtgaatataactttttacaatttcagaagaaatataaattttctcaagtatacttttttaaatgaaatataattaacacattttaatgaaaactctttttttattttttcttgcaaaaaatatatatatatatatatatatatataataataaatatgtatgtatgcaatatattttattttgaataaaaatgtgtttttttttttttttttatttactattatataCGTTAGAAATttgctataaaaaaaaaaaaatacaaaaggttaaattttaatgtgaaaaataatttatgaaacCTTCACGTATTACTACggtatgcatatatgcatacaagtatataattttttacatcaattttttttttttttttttttggtaaatatcatatatataaatatatatacatatacgggTGTATGTAATGCATGTGTATGTGTTGCATATATGCAGTATGGATgtttgtatgcatatatataaaaaaaatatgtatgtatatatatatatatatatgcaaagtGTTAAAAGTATGCGCATacatagaaaatatatacacgtatatatatatgtacaaataaatgtttaataCGTTGTGTTTGTGTATGAAGAATATGTAtacttttacaaaaatttgatattatgtacaaatatgcATACGAATttacacaaatatacatgtacaaatatttttacttatgtatacatgtatgtatgcacaaatttttgtatataaatattatataaaaatatatatgtaaaaatatatgtatgtacatttaaatatgtgtgtatttaatataaatattatatatatatatatatatatatatatatatatatatatatgcatgtattcGTACATTAGCACAATTAAAAGCGTGCTCGAATTCATTTCGAAACTTGGCTTCTCCTTGTTTTACTCTCTTTATTCTAGTTAAATTCCTTTTTTGgtgaaattaaatataaaaaatattaaatataaattaaataatataaatctaATAGCACAAAAAGGGCAAATACAAAAACTATATTTCGTTTGTTAAAAGATATGTATCGTcactaaatatattgttgcagtggattaaaaaaaaaaaaaaaagaaaaaaatttcgcTAAAAATATTGATGCAACTTTGGTTTTTTGTTCTCCGCTAAAATTCGGACATTATTTAAAACTTGTAAATtgtgttcctttttttttttttttttttttcagttgtAGTTGTATCAAGTgaaaattatagtaatacAACTTTTCCTCTTCGTATAATAATGTacgaatatatacatataaatataaatatgtatctatacttttttcctttttttgaagttttataattgtatattttacattaactGTTCAAAAATAAACTGTTAATATAGTTcttttatctatatataagaaGTATGGAAActaaatatgcaaaatagaaaattgtgaattaaaaaaaaaaaaaatttatataaggtTAAAACATATGTAAAATGAATGTTTTAGTAATtgattaaaattaaaattcaaaaaaaaattgataaaagaaagagaaaatgATCTATTGTTCATCATAAGATACTAATATAGCaataattgttttattttattattctattttattattattttttctttgattttaaaaaaaaatataatgtgcattaacatttttattcctaaccaaataaaaaaaaaaaaaaaaaacaacaataacgtgtttatatacatgtacatatatatgtataaatgtatatatattataatgtcGCGATAAAAAATGCGTACACTTTTGCAATGtatacgaaaaaaataaatatgcaaaGATTTCTATAATATAGAATTAGAATTAAGTGCAAGaaaaaattctttaattttttttttttaaacattttaaaatctaatgttaattaataacacatttttttatattatatttttttttttttttagttcaaACGGGTAACATTTTTCATGTTACATACTTTTGCCacttaatgtatttttatgtataagaATTACactacatttattttaatttgtttttgttttgaactacatttattttaatttgtttttgttttgaaaatattattataatacattataatCTGTTCATATAATgcaataaattatatggtcatcttttgatataatttttaaaagaatgtTAAATTCTTGTGTTTActtgcatatttattttaattttataaattcttaaaaattgCTCTTTATATCTAATAAGGACTAGAAAACAGATGACAAATCttaaaatgcataaaaataattataaagaataGAAGAAATCCAAAATAGTATTATGAaaatgcaataaaaaaaaattatttttttccttcgaaatttacaaattttcCACTtgtattatactttttaaaaataaatattcgtatttataatattcaaaaagtTTTAAACTCTTCGAGAGCAAtgatttatcatttttgttattttattttgaaaataaaaaaataaaataatgtatttctttttttataactttttaattagcttattttaatgtataacATTAGCGTTATATATAGCGTATGCAAAATATCATTCCTAAATTAACAGCAACAACTTTCGAACACTATTATTCATTGTGAgaatgcatatttatatattttttttttataatgaaattGTAATGTGCAcatttaatgtatatatgaaaaaaatcttcttttcaaatatttcaaccaataaaaaaagaaaaaaaagtttgacgtaaaaataaaaattaaaaaagaattacatTAATGGAAGAAATGTGGAATAAAGAGGTAAAACTCAAAAAATCACTGAACTAACttcaaaatgtataataagcACTTAGCATACTAGCACATGTGTTAATAGTAACATgacaataatattattactactaattACGATAAAATTCGCATAAATTAATAACTGGAACATATATTGGAACAACTacagtaaaattaaaaaaatgataatttttgcGAGACTttcaaacaaaataaaataaataaatgaataattaaatgaattaaagaataaataaataaatataaatatatatatatatatatatattatacatatgcttcaaaattaaagtattctcgtttatttaataataagttTACAtgtgaaataataaaacagaaGACGGAAATAATGGGATAATATGTAAACttaataaaggaaaattagTGGAGTAACTAAGATAAGTAAAATGCTTAAAAATTccaaaattttcaaataaaggaacaaaaattagaaaaattagtTAATTAGCAATATggataaaattattcaaataattaaagTTCACAAAATGGATAAAATTATCCAAATGAGTAAAATTAGCAAAATTggtaatattattcatataagtCAAATTATcctaataaataaaatcagTGAAGTGGGAAAATTTATCCAAAtgtgtaaaattataaaaatgtgtaaaataatcaaaatttACAATTAGCAAAAGTAGGAATTTATGTAAAACGaggaagaattaaaaaaaataaaaaaagtataaaagacataaaatatatttgttcataCATAATAAAGCAATACATTCTTTTAGCATTGTTTTAAAATGCATATGTGaacatattttacatttttacaaatgtctcttttatttttactttaattataatatcatcACATTTTATGTTACCTTTTACTCGTTTAGCACAAAAACTAACgagttttaaaaaagatacttataaaaatagttaaaaaattatataagtttTACCCGTCAAagatttcaaaaaaaaaaaaatatattatatatatatatatatatattgaatttgtaaaaattcatattgtattttacgcactatattttcctttctttattacaataataattaaatgacttaaaattaaatatgcaCCTTTTCAAGAAAACAAAACacaccaaaaaaaaattattacgtTTTCTTTAAACccgtatttaaaaaaaaaagattaatgattttaatgagcataaaaaataatagaaaaaaattaaaaactacacaaagcaaatttttttttttaatgaaaaggTATAATTAAAAGGGATGAGCATATAGTTCCGCATATCAAAAATGCACAAAATgtgcatacacatatatacacacatatacgtacatatatatatatatatgtaatatatttgcCAACTTTTTGTTCTACTAAGGTTTATTGAGAacaattcatttttttttttcttttttctattcCCAGTtgtttaagaaataataaaaaaaaacaaaaattagagaaaaagaaaaaaaaaacataacaaAAGGAACAATCGAGAggtatttaaaattattttattttatatattttttattttattaagtagAATACTCTTACACTGATGTAATTTGGATTTTCCGAAGAAAAAGAaactttctatttttattttttttaaggtcatatgtacataaatatatatatatatatatactgtttccttttttacaCCTACTACCTATAATttcgttcttttttttttttatcattttttgttgctttccttaaaaaaaataaaatgcaatAAATGTTTTAGCTCTTAATTATTACCGTTATAAATACTAATTATTCTTAAAACAACTACATTTAAAATGCCCTTATCAGTAGGTTGCTAAAAATTTGTGGAATATGTGTGAaacaataaacaaaaaaaaaaaattaaaaaaaaaaaaaaaaatagttttaaatttatcaCTAGGAAATAGGAAATAATTTTGTGTAAACTGTTTTTTCATGCATTAATTACGTGgagttattttattattcttaatttttaatcAATAAATGGTGGAAAACTGTGCTACAcccatttttcctttaagtACATTTCTTCTTGTAAATagtacaaatacatatatatatattatgtacccacgtacattttttttaaagatgaAATTACTTGCCGAAATTGCTTACAataaaactttaaaaaatttctaaaatatatgaaaaaaaaaaaaaaaaattagaacttttgtttttttttttttaaagaactCTCTTCCTGTGCATGTTTCTGTCTTTTATTAacactgttattattactattatattcgcaattactttttctttttcttttttcaatttttaattctaagGAGCAATTATTTAActtaatatcttttttaaaatagggGTTGAACAGCTCTTTGAAGTTACTAGCTAAAGGGTATTCCAAATTATTTGTTGACTGTTTTAAAAGTTCTTGAAATAAGAAGGAAGGGGTAATCCATTCAACATCACCATCTTCATATGTAACaacgaaaaaattattatcatgCTCATCCTTTATTTGTTCTGTAACAGTTCCTACAAAGGTACCATTAGTAAATTCTCTTTGAAATTTTGTTTTCCCCAGTTCAACTCCAAAAAGGGGAATAAAATTGCTTATTTTATACCTGTTATGAAAATAGTCGAAGTTCTTTTTTTCACTGTTCCATATTTCGTTAGTAGTCCCTAGGTTTTCATTCTCATTTTCGTTCTCCTCATTATTGTTATTCTTCTCGTTATAGTCATTATTGtcattgttattgttatcgTTATCCTTCTCATTATCGTTGTCGCCCTCGTTATTTTTGTCATTCTCGTTCTCCTTATTTTTTCCGTTCtcattttcataatattcactattcgtatttttattatctgcAGAGTTACTATCGGTATGCCGGTTGGGCATGGTCGTATTTTCATCTCTATAAACATCGTGCGTTTCGTTTACACTACATTCCTGATCTTTATTAGTTGATTTTCTATTTATCATACTGTTTCGATGCTGGTTAATCCTAAATTGACTCAAATTGTTACACCGTTCTTTACTGTAATCATAATTATCACGTATGCgtttatgaaataataaactgGATTCCTCTTTCTTATCAGTATAATAGCCTGTATAATTCATTCTATCATCATTTAAGGGAGGAGTATTCCCAGTTATAATATTGTTATCTTTTTCATTCTTATCATCACTTAATGCGGTAATAATAACTTCGTAAAATGGCTTCTCTTCCTCCATGTGGTTTTTGTTAGAAAAGGCACTACTACTACTTACTTTATTAGGTGTAAcagaattattaaattttattgcTATGTTGTTTTCATTATTGCCCTTATCCTTGAATGTATCTCCACCACTTGTAATCATGTGTTGAATATATGCTccatttaattctttttttctatattcttTGATGGTATTTGCTAATTCTCTTATAACTAATTGTATGCATTCGCTAGAAGTTTTAAACAAATCCTCTTCACTCAGTCCATCGTTGTAATTTGCCTCGAAATGCATTTTCGTAACTCTACAAATAATTGCCTTAGATAAATCATGATGTTTTTTGTAACAATTAGAACATACagataacttttttaaatggtCATTTAAGGGTAAGGAAGGTTGATTTGTGCTTAAGCCCTTTTCAAAAtcttttattaaagaaaatccaaaaaattttttacttaactTCATCATATAGTTGCAACATAGGTTACTGATATTACCATTATTCCCCCTATTAttcttttcgtttttttttatatccttCAAATTTTTAACTATCATATTTGACTTACTATACAATACTTGTTCGTATGTACTTGACatactattataatttatttcatccGATATCCTTTTACCTAGGTTAACACAAACATCATTAGTTTCACCCATCATATTAACCTTATTCTTATCTATCTGTATATTATAACTTGAATCGTTCGATAACTTATCactgtattttttatcatccaCTAACTCTTGTTgcttttcttctatttttacGAAACTATCACCTTGTGTTTTCTGCTGAACAGTAGATGAACCGATAGAGGCGGCAAAAGTAGAAGCTGTATCAGCAGCTAAGGCAGATATAGAAGCAGCAGGGGGACGGAAAAACTCTTCTTCTCCTAATTTTGTGACAATGttttcaataaattttttacttttcaataaataattaatcgtttttttccttattttcatTGTACGTTTGACACCTTCGTTATTGAGAAAGGTATCAACCCTCTCCCTGCTTACTAACAAAtcctcaattttttttttatattcaacAAGTAAATGAAGTTCATAACTATCTTTCAATAGATAATTAATTTGTTcatctttaaaattaaaatctcCATATTCTTTAGTATCTAATAAGTTAacttcattttcttttttttgtaaaaactCATTTAGTAATTCTctgttttttattaagtGATCTATGTTTTCCTTACATTGCAGTAatcttcttattttttcgaAACCTGTTGAACAATTTTCATCATTACTTCTGTTATTTCCATTGTTGTCAATCTTTTCATTATTGTCGTTCCTTTCATTACTATTGTTGTTTCCATTTTCATGTTCGATCAAGGTACTAGGTTGACTATTATTCTGACTAGCTAATAAAtcatttgcatttttttttgaattatccACCGAtgatatatcattaaaaaaatcaatCAACTTCTTgtgattttctttttcaatatGTTGTAGAAATTCTTTTTgattaattatattcataCAGAGCTGAACACAACTAGAGCAAAACCAgtcataattttcattaacttctgtatataatttatgaacaCATTTTAAGTGATATACATGATTACATCCTGAAcagtaaataaaattaccaCAATCCGTATTCACattatgcatacataaattaCATGTAGTATgagtttttaataaattatatttttctacaaTATCATCTATaccattaaaatatttctctttgcacaaatttaatttaattaatctATGCTcataacaatttttaataaaactgTTTAAACATATATCATTAACTTTTTCAAACCACTCAAATCCAAAGTCAGCGAATATTTCTTCCCCTGTGTTTATTTCTACACCTGGAATGGACGTTAAAATGATGTGAGGCCATCCATCAAGGTATACTAATTGCCATTCGGCATTTATTCTGAAATCAtagttattaaaaattgaaCATGTTTTATAATGATTCACTAAAGACATTtcattaaacatatatgacGAATCAACagcatatgtataattatctGGAAGTATAACCAAATTGTTTAATCCCTTCGCTTTTTTATTGAAACATGATGTTTTGGACTTCTTTCCCTTGTTCGCTTTATCTGTgagattattattttgtatgttCATCAAATTGGAAtagattttttctttttcattctttcttatattattagttATTTCCTCATCGCACTCTTTATCCTCATTTACAACACTCTGTCGATCGTTCCCACACCCCTCGATTCTTTcgaaattatttcttaagtAATTACCACTATGCCTATTGCTGTTATTGTCATTGTTACCACTACTATTATGGTTGAAgttattgttactgttatCAACAGTGCTGTTACTACTGTTAATGTTACTGTTATGATCGCTGCTGTCGCTCACAGTACACGGTACGTTTTCGCTGCAGCCTTCCTCCTCATCCGATTctatttcattaataaaaactaCATTCTTCTTATCATTAAATACCTTCTTATTGAACGTTAGAGCAAACATATATTGGTGCTTTTCCTGGGATAACTCTC is part of the Plasmodium malariae genome assembly, chromosome: 14 genome and encodes:
- the HP1 gene encoding heterochromatin protein 1, putative; this translates as MTGSDEEFEIGDILEIKRKKNGFIYLVKWKGYSDDENTWEPESNLVHLTSFKKKMEYLKSSYLNKNDTTINDSKNMKNHLLSPSMQEEGSSGAKSKGRNSLISKKKNYKKSVANKMENKKNLSPHSDNSFKRSDEEDNESIKQETITINYDNALLNVEDVYSVRIKNRKMEFLASLKNASPQWVEESNIRRTGHLNIKVNDFKKYIRRKKTSKGNRIVIKNLHNVGDELYISVIHNINNKEIHSLYPSKVIEYIYPQELLNFLLSRLRYRTA
- the SET10 gene encoding histone-lysine N-methyltransferase, H3 lysine-4 specific, putative; its protein translation is MSFSPIKYESKILSNLASMLKLREKSDKEILSEIKEEKVNIRFEIDEDIKKVIDINKINCTCNESKKKMEEYNGKKFEYYYNVETYGVDFFLDICNALGRSNYKPFLTEEGKNEIINGLRVRRSSNLYKFVSFFLSKERLNKDRLNDGKTPENIFHCFKCLKSVLHIYADSQNSSKAKMFLGDTYINNNSNRNNSSSNNNSNNNNCNSGNSNNNNNSNSSNNSNNNNDSSDIYSNKYITEEMEDHIENDNLSEKDNFEKRKKNHRDGIIVVSKYKSELTSISRKSNEKIMKTIFEHTKDMNNDKRSNVFQKIYPFKKSNTFEKVNKYSKSRIYDNDKLKYNSQSFQTLKNENKDISTYKNINKKKYFSTQNKSLTRNSYGKNYNSDSYNKNKETKKRSSQKSKNSRNSFHSLSNKNVSATKKKEANDTIYCTDTDVAANVDLNREGNSNEKHGKEVEKGHMKRTTWSCMPKGEETDGTSHENCANAICSELKNVTISEERERNEAMEYIGPGNKLEKVENMNHSDNIKHMNGSEILKRASASEEMSKDDGITGELDDKDCVLDEVITGLNKYEINEKKESVKKSSNEEESYYNPSDNESYSTDDSNYKKYLRKKKKLQDQGKIVIDLNIMRGNSIKSVNKRDKDERHEEKMQETLRMKQVNKILEQKKMIFCKIEDIAKKRNKRYVKTQVLSEDSKIERVYFSHKIKKFYNSKSGYFGCGWSNNRTEWTPFIHAPFFDNQHNAIYKNRNKKLYEEIYDTLLHGRIHPYIKIVELKDHKHPVRLCTPYTEDCYSILYTGKKISSTDDRVIFGEYTGFVANNRELSQEKHQYMFALTFNKKVFNDKKNVVFINEIESDEEEGCSENVPCTVSDSSDHNSNINSSNSTVDNSNNNFNHNSSGNNDNNSNRHSGNYLRNNFERIEGCGNDRQSVVNEDKECDEEITNNIRKNEKEKIYSNLMNIQNNNLTDKANKGKKSKTSCFNKKAKGLNNLVILPDNYTYAVDSSYMFNEMSLVNHYKTCSIFNNYDFRINAEWQLVYLDGWPHIILTSIPGVEINTGEEIFADFGFEWFEKVNDICLNSFIKNCYEHRLIKLNLCKEKYFNGIDDIVEKYNLLKTHTTCNLCMHNVNTDCGNFIYCSGCNHVYHLKCVHKLYTEVNENYDWFCSSCVQLCMNIINQKEFLQHIEKENHKKLIDFFNDISSVDNSKKNANDLLASQNNSQPSTLIEHENGNNNSNERNDNNEKIDNNGNNRSNDENCSTGFEKIRRLLQCKENIDHLIKNRELLNEFLQKKENEVNLLDTKEYGDFNFKDEQINYLLKDSYELHLLVEYKKKIEDLLVSRERVDTFLNNEGVKRTMKIRKKTINYLLKSKKFIENIVTKLGEEEFFRPPAASISALAADTASTFAASIGSSTVQQKTQGDSFVKIEEKQQELVDDKKYSDKLSNDSSYNIQIDKNKVNMMGETNDVCVNLGKRISDEINYNSMSSTYEQVLYSKSNMIVKNLKDIKKNEKNNRGNNGNISNLCCNYMMKLSKKFFGFSLIKDFEKGLSTNQPSLPLNDHLKKLSVCSNCYKKHHDLSKAIICRVTKMHFEANYNDGLSEEDLFKTSSECIQLVIRELANTIKEYRKKELNGAYIQHMITSGGDTFKDKGNNENNIAIKFNNSVTPNKVSSSSAFSNKNHMEEEKPFYEVIITALSDDKNEKDNNIITGNTPPLNDDRMNYTGYYTDKKEESSLLFHKRIRDNYDYSKERCNNLSQFRINQHRNSMINRKSTNKDQECSVNETHDVYRDENTTMPNRHTDSNSADNKNTNSEYYENENGKNKENENDKNNEGDNDNEKDNDNNNNDNNDYNEKNNNNEENENENENLGTTNEIWNSEKKNFDYFHNRYKISNFIPLFGVELGKTKFQREFTNGTFVGTVTEQIKDEHDNNFFVVTYEDGDVEWITPSFLFQELLKQSTNNLEYPLASNFKELFNPYFKKDIKLNNCSLELKIEKRKRKSNCEYNSNNNSVNKRQKHAQEESSLKKKKQKF